Proteins co-encoded in one Halococcoides cellulosivorans genomic window:
- the ligA gene encoding NAD-dependent DNA ligase LigA, protein MTADPPDTPFVEDPPTDFDPVDELSEADARDQAAALRDAIRYHDHRYYVLADPVIADRTYDRLFARLEALEAAFDLDRTDSPTQRVGGDPVDDLPTVEHVAPMRSIDQSGDASAVREFADRVRRGLDGEAVRYCCEPKFDGISIEVVYEDGRLDRAVTRGDGDAGDDVTANVRTVGSIPLRLRGDHPDRLAVRGELYMPREGFTQLNRERIDRGEDPFANPRNATAGTIRQLDPSVVADRPLDVFFFDVLDASQEFATISAIHERLPGWGLRVSDRWATVDSIDAAIEYRDALLAERDALPYEIDGVVIKVDDLDACDRLGTTARAPRWAFAYKFPARTERTRVRDILVQVGRTGRLTPVALLDPVEVSGVTVSRATLHNPSEIESLGVAVGDEVEVLRAGDVIPYVERVTDAASEGHYAFPETCPSCGTPVERDGPLAFCPAGLACPAQLEEAIVHYGSRDGLDIEGLGEESVAQLLDAGLIESLPDLYDLSPFELTTLEGWGQRSAGTLIEEIEASREPPLADLLAALTIPDVGPTTARNLAREFETIAALREAAESGDRAALEAVDDVGPEVADSIVTFFQTEATRETLDRLLDHVDPEPPDSTGAAFEGETLVFTGSLPGAARSDVQAVVEAQGGRVTSSVSGNTDYLVVGENPGQRKREAADENGVPTLDPEAFADLCRERGVDVPIEA, encoded by the coding sequence ATGACAGCCGACCCCCCCGACACCCCGTTCGTCGAGGATCCACCGACCGACTTCGATCCCGTCGACGAACTGTCCGAGGCCGATGCCCGCGACCAGGCGGCCGCGTTGCGCGACGCGATCCGGTATCACGATCATCGCTACTACGTCCTGGCGGATCCCGTGATCGCGGATCGCACGTACGATCGCCTGTTCGCGCGCCTGGAGGCCCTCGAAGCGGCGTTCGATCTCGACCGGACCGACAGCCCCACCCAGCGCGTCGGTGGCGACCCGGTCGACGACCTCCCGACCGTCGAGCACGTCGCGCCGATGCGCTCGATCGACCAGTCGGGCGACGCGAGCGCGGTCCGCGAGTTCGCGGATCGGGTGCGCCGGGGCCTCGACGGCGAGGCGGTCCGGTACTGCTGTGAACCGAAATTCGACGGCATCTCGATCGAGGTGGTCTACGAAGACGGGCGACTCGACCGCGCGGTGACCCGTGGCGACGGCGATGCGGGCGACGACGTGACCGCGAACGTCCGCACCGTCGGATCGATCCCTCTGCGTCTGCGTGGCGATCACCCCGATCGACTCGCCGTCCGGGGCGAACTCTACATGCCACGCGAGGGGTTCACACAGTTGAATCGCGAGCGGATCGACCGCGGCGAGGACCCGTTCGCGAACCCCCGGAACGCGACCGCCGGGACGATCCGTCAACTCGACCCGAGCGTCGTCGCGGACCGGCCGCTCGACGTGTTCTTTTTCGACGTGCTCGATGCGAGCCAGGAGTTCGCGACCATCAGCGCGATCCACGAGCGCCTGCCCGGGTGGGGCCTGCGGGTCTCCGATCGGTGGGCCACCGTCGATTCGATCGACGCCGCGATCGAGTATCGTGACGCCCTCCTCGCAGAGCGCGACGCTCTCCCCTACGAGATCGACGGCGTCGTCATCAAAGTCGACGACCTGGACGCGTGCGATCGACTGGGGACGACCGCGCGGGCCCCGCGCTGGGCGTTTGCCTACAAGTTCCCCGCCCGCACCGAGCGCACGCGGGTTCGGGACATCCTCGTCCAGGTCGGCCGGACGGGCCGACTTACCCCGGTCGCGTTGCTCGACCCGGTCGAGGTCTCGGGCGTGACCGTCTCGCGAGCGACGTTGCACAACCCAAGCGAGATCGAGTCGCTCGGTGTCGCGGTCGGTGACGAGGTCGAGGTCTTGCGCGCGGGCGACGTCATCCCGTACGTCGAACGAGTCACCGATGCGGCGAGTGAGGGCCACTACGCGTTCCCCGAGACCTGCCCATCGTGTGGTACCCCAGTCGAGCGCGACGGGCCGCTCGCTTTTTGTCCGGCGGGGCTGGCCTGTCCCGCGCAACTCGAAGAGGCGATCGTTCACTACGGGAGTCGGGACGGCCTCGATATCGAGGGGTTAGGCGAGGAGTCGGTCGCCCAACTGCTGGACGCGGGCCTGATCGAGTCGCTGCCCGATCTGTACGATCTCTCGCCGTTCGAGTTGACGACGCTGGAGGGCTGGGGCCAGCGGAGCGCGGGCACGCTGATCGAGGAGATCGAGGCGAGTCGCGAGCCGCCGCTCGCGGACCTGCTCGCGGCGCTCACGATCCCCGACGTGGGGCCGACCACCGCGCGGAATCTCGCTCGCGAGTTCGAGACGATCGCAGCGCTGCGCGAGGCCGCCGAGTCGGGCGATCGGGCCGCCCTGGAGGCCGTCGACGACGTCGGCCCTGAAGTTGCTGACTCGATCGTGACGTTCTTTCAGACCGAGGCGACCCGTGAGACGCTCGATCGCCTGCTCGATCACGTCGATCCCGAACCGCCCGATTCGACGGGGGCGGCGTTCGAAGGCGAGACGCTCGTGTTCACGGGATCGCTGCCCGGAGCCGCTCGATCGGACGTCCAGGCCGTCGTCGAAGCGCAGGGCGGTCGGGTCACGTCGAGCGTGTCCGGAAACACCGACTACCTGGTCGTCGGTGAGAATCCCGGCCAGCGCAAACGCGAGGCCGCCGACGAGAACGGCGTTCCGACGCTCGATCCCGAGGCGTTCGCGGATCTGTGTCGCGAGCGCGGTGTCGACGTGCCGATCGAAGCCTGA
- a CDS encoding NUDIX hydrolase → MTSVDRLWYLADEAAQEAEQLTHRLRDRYDDPVAFDLERHVSRSRFQTIVDRIRENGLPYGAQVLVRTPADAVLLVRETHHDQWVLPGGQVQEGESIREGARRELREEAGIDVGFDGLGLLGRVEFYSEGHRTWGVLPVYEAVTERVEPSIDDPDEEILAADWFVDPPDDVRDRSILERYLRRR, encoded by the coding sequence ATGACCAGCGTCGACCGCCTGTGGTATCTGGCCGACGAGGCCGCCCAGGAGGCCGAACAGCTCACACACCGGCTTCGTGACCGCTACGACGATCCCGTGGCGTTCGATCTGGAGCGTCACGTCTCGCGGTCGCGATTCCAGACCATCGTCGACCGGATCCGCGAGAACGGCCTCCCCTACGGGGCGCAGGTGCTCGTCCGGACGCCCGCGGACGCCGTGTTGCTCGTCAGAGAGACCCATCACGATCAGTGGGTCCTCCCCGGCGGCCAGGTCCAAGAGGGAGAATCGATCCGTGAGGGCGCACGCCGCGAACTCCGCGAGGAAGCCGGGATCGACGTCGGGTTCGACGGACTCGGGCTGCTCGGGCGCGTCGAGTTCTACAGCGAGGGGCACCGCACGTGGGGCGTCCTCCCCGTCTACGAGGCCGTCACCGAACGGGTCGAACCGTCGATCGACGATCCCGACGAGGAGATTCTCGCGGCCGACTGGTTCGTGGACCCACCCGACGACGTCCGCGATCGGTCGATTCTCGAACGATACCTCCGGCGGCGCTGA
- a CDS encoding PQQ-binding-like beta-propeller repeat protein — protein sequence MSIQAEHLEDWPMHRGDPGHSGTRTPSFAASETPTVAWEHRGPGTFPTALLPTTGALFVQAYPWMVRLFDPATGEMQTGYELPDEDDRIVRGGALVDGTLYIGTWDSVTAFEASTGRTVWSRRVGEASFETYSEPIGGRATPAIVDDALYVHGAISGEWGLYALDRDDGETRWRQPLPGGEPTDPVPAGETIVVANRGTGDIHALDRTDGTLQWTANVPPRRTQDERVGTTTPIVHRESVCVPTGAGTVRAFAAETGEAVWEYDLGTETPPARTEWYLRATYPLAARDGRVYVGGSDGQFHAIDVASGEAVWTLSADGRAYWTTPAVTHDAVYVGNANARTDESGNWQLGTDGRLSAVDAATGRELWTREYDGYPIDPVVGETGVFAGFVTPEVDEPVRLIKVGPENA from the coding sequence GTGTCGATTCAAGCCGAGCATCTCGAAGACTGGCCGATGCACCGCGGTGATCCGGGTCACAGCGGCACGCGTACGCCCTCATTTGCCGCGAGCGAGACACCCACGGTGGCGTGGGAGCACCGCGGGCCTGGGACGTTCCCGACCGCGCTCCTGCCGACGACCGGCGCGCTCTTCGTCCAGGCCTACCCGTGGATGGTCAGGCTGTTCGATCCGGCGACTGGCGAGATGCAGACGGGATACGAGTTACCGGACGAGGACGACCGCATCGTCCGTGGTGGAGCCCTCGTCGATGGAACACTGTACATCGGGACGTGGGACTCCGTCACCGCTTTCGAGGCGAGTACTGGTCGGACGGTCTGGTCCCGACGGGTAGGAGAAGCCAGCTTCGAGACATATTCCGAGCCGATCGGCGGGCGTGCCACCCCGGCCATCGTGGACGACGCACTGTACGTGCACGGTGCGATCAGCGGGGAGTGGGGACTGTACGCACTGGATCGAGACGACGGCGAGACCAGATGGCGCCAGCCCCTGCCCGGTGGTGAGCCGACCGACCCCGTTCCCGCCGGAGAAACGATCGTCGTCGCGAACCGGGGGACCGGGGACATTCACGCCCTCGACCGGACGGACGGGACACTGCAATGGACGGCGAACGTGCCGCCCAGACGCACTCAGGACGAACGCGTGGGAACCACGACGCCGATCGTGCACCGAGAGTCCGTCTGCGTTCCGACTGGAGCGGGGACCGTTCGTGCGTTCGCGGCCGAGACTGGCGAGGCCGTCTGGGAGTACGATCTCGGGACCGAGACGCCGCCCGCGAGGACCGAGTGGTACCTCCGGGCCACGTATCCGCTGGCGGCCCGAGACGGCCGCGTCTACGTCGGGGGCAGCGACGGTCAGTTTCACGCGATCGACGTAGCGTCCGGGGAGGCCGTCTGGACGCTGTCGGCCGACGGGCGCGCCTACTGGACCACACCGGCAGTGACCCACGACGCCGTGTACGTGGGAAATGCCAACGCCCGCACCGACGAGTCTGGGAACTGGCAACTCGGGACCGACGGGCGTCTGAGTGCCGTCGATGCCGCCACCGGCCGGGAACTGTGGACCCGTGAGTACGATGGGTACCCGATCGACCCGGTGGTCGGCGAGACTGGCGTTTTCGCCGGGTTCGTTACCCCGGAAGTGGACGAACCCGTTCGACTGATCAAGGTCGGACCAGAGAACGCCTGA
- the cruF gene encoding bisanhydrobacterioruberin hydratase, giving the protein MIDRRRVERALDRGVAANRFTIAITFPAVGAVMLVASAEGWLGAVHPALAFNPWLLVVGTAVMRLPLIAGVLPLLDRRGTAAVLALTAYTYAIEFVGVLTGLPYGPFEYTIDLGPMIAGTVPAALPIFFFPLVLNAYLLAVLLLGRRAGRAWIRLPAVVLTVLAMDVVLDPGAVGLGFWAYGSSTTGGLWGALVGTLFYGVPLSNYAGWVLSASVGVLAFDLGFSRTDLLDRLESTGFMLDDLVSFVILWGAINAWFGNWIAVAVAGAFGVGLLWTDRFDFDIRETVPLVGADPTPTDAASTGESVASNEQRASARDSRQ; this is encoded by the coding sequence ATGATCGACCGACGTCGCGTCGAGCGGGCCCTCGATCGGGGGGTCGCGGCCAACCGCTTCACCATCGCGATCACGTTTCCCGCCGTCGGCGCAGTCATGCTCGTCGCGAGCGCGGAGGGGTGGCTGGGCGCGGTCCACCCCGCGCTGGCATTCAACCCATGGTTGCTCGTCGTCGGGACGGCGGTCATGCGCTTGCCACTGATCGCGGGGGTCCTCCCGCTCCTCGACCGACGCGGGACGGCCGCGGTGCTCGCGCTCACGGCCTACACCTACGCGATCGAGTTCGTCGGCGTGCTGACGGGCCTGCCCTACGGTCCCTTCGAGTACACCATCGACCTTGGCCCGATGATCGCGGGGACCGTCCCCGCCGCGCTGCCGATCTTTTTCTTCCCGCTCGTCCTCAACGCCTACCTGCTGGCCGTCCTCCTGCTCGGGCGGCGGGCCGGTCGCGCCTGGATTCGCCTGCCCGCGGTCGTCCTGACCGTCCTCGCGATGGACGTCGTCCTCGATCCCGGCGCGGTCGGACTGGGATTTTGGGCCTACGGGTCGTCGACGACCGGCGGGCTCTGGGGTGCGCTCGTCGGGACGCTGTTCTACGGCGTTCCACTCTCGAACTACGCGGGCTGGGTGCTCAGCGCGTCGGTCGGCGTGCTCGCCTTCGATCTGGGGTTTTCCAGGACCGACCTGCTCGATCGGCTGGAATCGACGGGGTTCATGCTCGACGACCTGGTGAGCTTCGTGATCCTCTGGGGCGCGATCAACGCCTGGTTCGGCAACTGGATCGCAGTCGCCGTCGCGGGGGCGTTCGGCGTCGGACTCCTCTGGACCGATCGATTCGATTTCGATATCCGTGAGACGGTCCCGCTGGTGGGGGCCGATCCGACGCCGACCGACGCCGCGAGTACGGGCGAGTCCGTCGCATCGAACGAACAAAGGGCGAGCGCGCGCGACAGTCGCCAATGA
- a CDS encoding prenyltransferase, which produces MSAADPTGATARHALRDRIAYLFALSRPRFWLYLAGPVVIGVAAAAESAADLFSPAAIALFAYFLVPANVFLYGVNDVFDADIDAENPKKDADGPEVRYTGDRWVLVAVVLAGLLAVPLAVVVGPTGWAALALFVVLAVEYSAPPLRFKTTPLLDSLSNGLYILPGVLAYLAVAGSLPPWVAIVGGWAWTMAMHTFSAIPDADADRQAGIATTATRLGERGAVAYCGLCWVVAAAAFAVLHPLVGALMAVYPVALLGVVRSHVAIERAYWWFPALNTVVGALLTMAALTHVIDPAVLFEVIA; this is translated from the coding sequence ATGAGCGCTGCCGACCCGACAGGCGCGACCGCCCGCCACGCGTTGCGCGACCGGATCGCGTATCTGTTCGCGCTCTCGCGCCCGCGCTTCTGGCTCTACCTCGCGGGCCCGGTCGTGATCGGCGTGGCCGCCGCCGCGGAATCAGCCGCCGACCTGTTCTCGCCGGCCGCGATCGCGCTGTTCGCATACTTTCTGGTGCCCGCGAACGTCTTCCTGTACGGCGTCAACGACGTCTTCGACGCCGACATCGACGCCGAGAATCCCAAGAAAGACGCTGACGGGCCGGAAGTCCGGTACACGGGCGATCGGTGGGTCCTCGTCGCCGTCGTCCTCGCGGGCCTGCTCGCCGTCCCGCTCGCCGTGGTCGTCGGGCCGACGGGGTGGGCCGCGCTCGCGCTGTTCGTCGTCCTCGCGGTAGAGTACAGCGCGCCACCGCTCCGATTCAAGACCACGCCGCTGCTCGACTCGCTGTCGAACGGACTGTACATCCTCCCGGGCGTGCTGGCCTATCTCGCCGTCGCAGGGTCGCTCCCGCCATGGGTGGCGATCGTCGGTGGGTGGGCCTGGACGATGGCGATGCACACCTTCTCGGCAATTCCCGACGCCGACGCCGATCGACAGGCCGGGATCGCGACCACGGCGACGCGTCTCGGTGAGCGCGGGGCCGTCGCCTACTGTGGCCTGTGCTGGGTCGTCGCCGCGGCCGCGTTCGCCGTGCTCCACCCGCTCGTCGGGGCCCTGATGGCCGTCTATCCGGTCGCACTCCTCGGGGTCGTCCGCTCGCACGTCGCCATCGAGCGGGCGTACTGGTGGTTTCCGGCACTCAACACCGTCGTCGGGGCTCTCCTGACGATGGCCGCACTCACCCACGTGATCGATCCGGCCGTCCTGTTCGAGGTCATAGCGTGA
- a CDS encoding ABC transporter permease, with protein sequence MEIELPTKNALVVARKDFRDAMRSRLIIALGVLFVVGESLAGIVEVEIIGKVLFGSAPAAPELTRSIASHAVLFIAFVTILVAYRSIAGERASGSIKFLLSTPNTRMDVLVGKVLGRWSVIALPLTVGYTVGTAVGWIWIGETALSAYLIGLFGITVFALTYVCIVVALSASMRSTTRIVAAAMALFVVFHFAWEYIPASAYITIEFLLKGDEASASSLISTTWPAWTVVFDALSPARALDMTLNLMTDEPLSPPLPLFMNFFISLFGGLIGSPEVEDVWYATNWLGPISLILWSGLSLIAGYLRFDAADL encoded by the coding sequence ATGGAAATTGAACTGCCGACGAAGAACGCACTGGTCGTCGCTCGCAAGGACTTTCGTGACGCCATGCGATCACGCCTGATCATCGCACTGGGCGTCCTGTTCGTGGTGGGCGAGTCACTGGCGGGCATCGTCGAGGTCGAAATCATTGGGAAAGTGTTGTTCGGGTCGGCCCCGGCAGCCCCCGAACTCACCCGATCGATCGCGAGTCACGCCGTCCTCTTCATCGCGTTCGTGACGATATTGGTCGCCTATCGGTCGATCGCGGGCGAGCGAGCCTCGGGAAGCATCAAATTCCTGCTCTCGACGCCGAACACCCGGATGGACGTGCTCGTGGGGAAGGTCCTCGGTCGGTGGTCGGTCATCGCGTTGCCCCTGACCGTCGGGTACACCGTCGGAACGGCCGTCGGGTGGATCTGGATCGGAGAGACCGCGCTGTCGGCCTATCTCATCGGGCTGTTCGGGATCACCGTCTTCGCGCTCACCTACGTCTGTATCGTCGTCGCACTCTCGGCGTCGATGCGATCGACCACCCGAATCGTCGCGGCAGCGATGGCCCTCTTCGTCGTCTTCCATTTCGCCTGGGAGTACATCCCTGCGAGTGCGTACATCACGATCGAGTTCCTCCTGAAAGGTGACGAAGCGAGTGCGAGTAGCCTGATCAGCACGACCTGGCCCGCCTGGACGGTCGTCTTCGACGCGCTCTCGCCAGCGCGGGCGCTCGACATGACGTTGAATCTCATGACGGACGAGCCACTGAGTCCGCCCCTGCCGCTGTTCATGAACTTCTTCATCAGTCTGTTCGGTGGGCTGATCGGCAGTCCGGAGGTCGAAGACGTCTGGTACGCCACGAACTGGCTCGGTCCGATCTCGTTGATCCTCTGGAGTGGCCTCTCGCTGATCGCAGGCTACCTCCGCTTCGACGCCGCCGACCTCTAA
- a CDS encoding ABC transporter ATP-binding protein, with protein sequence MAVIDIDGLSKEYGSVTALNGIDLTVESGEVFGFLGPNGAGKSTTINILLDFVRPTAGSAQVFGMDAQRESQQIRRRTGVLPEGYQVYERLTGREHVEFVADSKDVSADPATVLGRVGLDDAIDRQAGGYSKGMRQRMALGMALVGDPDLLILDEPSAGLDPTGVKEIRDVVNEEAASGTTVFFSSHILSQVEAVCDRVAILNEGTIAATDTIDGLRETSGKQGQMTVTGRGLDDAAVAAVEAVDGVTDVVLDDALECTVEPTAKIDVLEALTANGVEVDDIETGESSLEDLFMHYTEATHGN encoded by the coding sequence ATGGCGGTCATCGACATCGACGGGCTTTCGAAGGAGTACGGGTCCGTGACGGCCCTGAACGGCATCGATTTGACGGTCGAATCGGGGGAGGTGTTCGGCTTTCTCGGGCCCAACGGCGCGGGGAAGTCGACGACGATCAACATCTTGCTGGATTTCGTCCGGCCGACGGCGGGGTCGGCCCAGGTGTTCGGGATGGACGCCCAGCGAGAGAGCCAGCAGATCCGACGACGGACTGGCGTCCTCCCGGAGGGCTATCAGGTGTACGAACGGCTCACCGGACGCGAACACGTCGAATTCGTCGCTGACTCGAAAGACGTCAGTGCCGACCCGGCGACGGTCCTCGGCCGTGTCGGCCTGGACGACGCCATCGACCGACAGGCCGGTGGCTACTCGAAGGGGATGCGCCAGCGGATGGCGCTCGGAATGGCACTCGTCGGCGACCCCGACCTCCTGATTCTGGACGAACCGTCGGCAGGGCTCGACCCGACCGGCGTCAAAGAGATCCGCGACGTGGTGAACGAAGAGGCCGCCTCTGGCACGACAGTGTTCTTTTCGAGTCACATCCTGAGTCAGGTCGAGGCGGTCTGTGACCGCGTCGCGATCCTCAACGAGGGGACCATCGCCGCGACCGACACGATCGACGGATTGCGCGAGACGAGCGGGAAGCAAGGCCAGATGACCGTCACCGGACGGGGACTCGACGACGCGGCGGTCGCCGCGGTCGAAGCGGTCGACGGCGTGACCGACGTGGTTCTCGACGACGCCCTGGAGTGTACGGTCGAGCCGACGGCGAAAATCGACGTGCTGGAAGCGCTGACCGCGAACGGCGTCGAAGTCGACGACATCGAGACGGGCGAATCGTCACTCGAAGATCTGTTCATGCACTACACGGAGGCCACCCATGGAAATTGA
- a CDS encoding phytoene desaturase family protein translates to MSQTRDRSAVVVGGGFGGLSAACYLADAGVEVTLLEKNDQVGGRASRLDREGFVFDMGPSWYMMPGVYERFFAAFGREPTDYYTLDQLDPNYRVFFTDGDRLELRPDRAANHALFESYEDGAGDALDAYLDTAKQHYEQSMESIIYVDRPTWRDWLDPELMGTLSLGLQLFRSMDSYVESTFEHQKLRQIMQYTLTFLGVAPSRAPAIYSMISHVDFDLGVYYPQPVDGGPGGIGAVVDAVTDLAGELGVTIETDQEVTAIDTEGGLTVQTADRSVAADAVVVNADYAHVERELLDPADRQYDEAYWESRTYAPSSYVLYLGVEGATPELAHHTLIMPTDWDDHFEALFDDPAWPEEPAYYLCVPSKSDDSVAPEGHSNLFALVPIAAGLDDTPEIREQYREMILDDIATHADIDLRDRIVVEEDFCLSEFTERYNATQGTAMGLAHTRRQTGPLRPDNRSSAVEDLYYAGGYTTPGVGVPMCLISGEHAAQAALDRWR, encoded by the coding sequence ATGTCACAGACACGTGATCGATCGGCCGTCGTCGTCGGCGGTGGATTCGGCGGGCTCTCGGCGGCCTGCTATCTCGCTGACGCGGGCGTGGAGGTCACCCTGCTCGAAAAGAACGACCAGGTCGGCGGGCGCGCCAGTCGCCTCGACCGCGAGGGGTTCGTCTTCGATATGGGCCCATCGTGGTACATGATGCCAGGGGTGTACGAGCGCTTTTTCGCAGCGTTCGGGCGCGAACCCACGGACTATTACACGCTCGATCAGCTCGACCCCAACTACCGAGTGTTTTTCACCGACGGCGATCGGCTGGAACTCCGTCCCGATCGGGCCGCGAATCACGCACTCTTCGAGTCGTACGAGGACGGCGCGGGCGACGCGCTGGATGCGTATCTCGACACGGCGAAACAGCACTACGAGCAGAGCATGGAGTCGATCATCTACGTGGATCGCCCGACCTGGCGGGACTGGCTCGACCCCGAGTTGATGGGCACGCTGAGTCTCGGCTTGCAACTCTTTCGCTCGATGGACAGCTACGTCGAGTCGACGTTCGAACACCAGAAGCTCAGACAGATCATGCAGTACACCCTCACCTTCCTGGGGGTCGCGCCGTCGCGGGCCCCGGCGATCTACAGCATGATCAGCCACGTCGACTTCGATCTCGGCGTCTATTATCCACAGCCAGTCGACGGGGGCCCCGGCGGGATCGGTGCGGTCGTCGACGCGGTCACCGACCTCGCGGGCGAACTGGGCGTCACGATCGAGACCGACCAGGAGGTCACTGCGATCGACACCGAGGGGGGCCTCACCGTCCAGACTGCCGATCGGAGCGTCGCCGCCGACGCGGTCGTCGTCAACGCCGACTACGCCCACGTCGAGCGCGAGTTGCTCGACCCTGCGGATCGCCAGTACGACGAGGCCTACTGGGAGTCTCGAACGTATGCGCCATCCTCCTATGTCCTCTATCTCGGCGTCGAGGGCGCGACGCCCGAGTTGGCCCATCACACCCTGATCATGCCGACCGACTGGGACGACCACTTCGAGGCGCTGTTCGACGATCCCGCCTGGCCCGAGGAGCCAGCGTACTACCTCTGTGTCCCCTCGAAAAGCGACGACAGCGTCGCGCCCGAGGGTCACTCCAACCTGTTCGCGCTCGTCCCGATCGCCGCCGGACTCGACGATACCCCCGAGATCCGCGAGCAGTATCGCGAGATGATCCTCGACGACATCGCGACCCACGCCGATATCGATCTGCGCGATCGGATCGTCGTCGAGGAAGACTTCTGTCTCTCGGAGTTTACCGAGCGGTACAACGCGACCCAGGGCACGGCGATGGGGCTGGCGCACACGCGTCGCCAGACCGGGCCGCTCCGGCCCGATAACCGGTCGTCAGCGGTCGAGGACCTCTACTATGCGGGCGGGTACACCACGCCCGGCGTCGGCGTCCCGATGTGTCTGATCAGCGGTGAACACGCCGCGCAGGCCGCACTCGATCGGTGGCGATGA